The genomic interval CCGCGCGGCGGGCGGAAGCGTCGACCTCGCCGGGGTCACCTTCGTGATAGACGGGATGGACGAGTACGGCGTCGAGGAAGCGATCCGCCTGCGCGAAGGGGGCCACGAGCTCGAGATCGTGGCCGTGGCCCTCGGCCCGAGCCGCTCCGAGGACGCTCTCCGGACGGCCCTCGCGCTAGGCGCCGACCGCGCCGTCCATATCGAGACCGACGCGTGGCTCGACCCGTTGACGCAGGCCAGGGTCCTGGCCAAGGTCGTCGAGGCCGAGGGGGCGGAGCTCGTCTTCGTCGGTGGCAAGCAAGCCGACTGGGACAGCGCCGCGCTCGGCCCGGCGCTCGCCGAGGTCCTCGGATGGCCGCACTCCGACTGGACGACGGCCCTAAGCCTCGCAGGCGGCGTCGCCAACGTCAGGCACGACACGGACGGCGGTCAGGAGGAGCTCACCCTGCCGCTCCCGGCCGTCATCACTACCCAGCAGGGCCTGAACGAGCCCCGCTACCCGACGCTCCCCAACATCATGAAGGCCAAGCGCAAGGAGCTCGCCAAGCGCGACCTCGCCGAGTTCGCCCCGGGCGCGGCCCTCACCGAGCTCGTCTCCCAGGAGATCCAGACGCAGGGCCGCCGCGGCGTCATCGTCGCGGGCGACGCCACCACCGCCGCCAAGGAACTCGTCCGCCTCCTGCGCGACGAGGCCAAGGTCATCTAAGGAAGGCTGCCATGGTACTCGTCATCACTACCTCTCTCGACGGCCGCCTCCAGAAGAGCGCCCTCGAGCTCGTCTCCGTCGCTCGCCGACTCTCACCCGAAGGGGTCGCCGCCGCCGTCATCGGGCAGCGCGCGGCCGCCGACGCCCTGGGCGCGTACGTTCCCACGGTCCGCCACGTGGCGGCAGAGCGCCTCACGGCCGAGGCGGTCACGACGGCCGTGAGCCAGCTCGCGCGCGAGCTCGGGGCGGACACGCTGCTCTTCAGCGCCAACCGCCTCGGCCAGAGCGTCGCCCCCCGGGTCGCGGTCCGCCTCGGCGCCGCCCTCCTCGAGGACGTCATCGCCATCGCGGCGGTCGGCGGCGGCCTGGAGGCCAGGCGCTACAGCTACCTCGCCCGCGTCACGGAGACCGTCCGCACGAGCGGCGGCGCCGGCACGACGGTCGTGAGCGTCAAGCCGAACGTCTTCAAGCCGGCCGAGCCGGCCGGTCCAGGCGCCGTGACGGAGTTCACCCCGCAGCCGCTTCCGACGGACGGGCGCGTCACGGTCGGAGAGCGCACCGCCTCGGTCGGCGGTCGGGTGGCCCTCGACGAGGCCAAGGTCGTCGTCGCCGGCGGGCGCGGCCTCGGCAGCGCCGAGGCGTTCACGCGGGAGGTCGAGCCGCTCGCGGCGCTCCTTCACGCGGGCGTGGCCGCGACGCGGGCGGTCGTCGATGCGGGCTGGCGACCCTACGACGAGCAGGTCGGCCAGACGGGCAAGAGCGTCGCCCCCGATCTCTACATCGCCCTCGGCATCTCGGGGGCCGTGCAGCACCTGTCCGGCATGAGCCGCTCCAAGGTGGTCGTGGCCGTCAACAAGGACCCCGACGCCCCCATCTTCAAGGTCGCCGACTACGGCATCGTCGGCGACGTCGGGGCCATCGCTCCCGCGTTGCGCGAGGCGGTGAAGGGGCTAGAGGGCTAGTGCCGGGCCAGCGCTCCGGGTCCGGTCGTCGGCGCGACGTGTCTGGTGAACCGGCCACCGGGGCGCCGAGCACGCCGGCTCCGTCCGCCGGGGTACCGGTCGCCGGCCTCGTCGTCAGGCGCGCGGAGCGGGGCGACCTCGAGGCCATCAACGAGCTGGAGGCTTACTTCCCTGGCGACCGCATGTCCAGGGCGTCGCTCGCCCGGCTGCTCGGGCGCGACAGCGCCGAGGTGTGGGTGGCCGAGGTCGGCGGCGAGGTCGTCGGCGACGCCGTCGTGCTGTTCCGGCGGGGCTTCGAGTCCGCGCGGCTCTACTCGATGGTGGTCAACCCCGAGCATCGCGGCCGAGGCGCCGCCCGCCGGCTCCTGGCCGCCGCCGAGGAGGGCGCGCGTGAGCGGGGCGCCATCGTCATGCGCCTGGAGGTGCGCGAGGACAACGAGGCCGCCATCGCGCTCTACGGCGCCTGCGGCTACTCCGTGAGCGGCCGCACCGCCGACTATTACGAGGATCACTCGACGGCGTTGCGCATGCGGAAGCGCTTCGCCAGGGGCGGCGCGACCGTGCTCGGCGTCCCTTACTACCCGCAGACGCTCGACTTCACCTGCGGGCCGTCGTCGCTCATGATGGTCATGCGCTACCACGGCTACCCCGTGCCCCTGGAGCGGTGGCTGGAGCTCACGCTGTGGCGGGAGGCCACCACCGTCTTCATGCTCTCGGGGCACGGCGGTTGCAGCGCGCACGGGATCGCCGTCGCCGCGCTGCGGCGGGGCTTCCAGGCGAGCGTCGTCACGTCCGACCCGGGCACGCCGTTCGAGGCGAGCGTGCGGGGCGAGAAGCGCGAGGTGGTGCGCATCGCCCACACGACCTTCGAGCGCGAGTTGCGCGGCTTCGGGGGCAAGATCGAGCTGCGCGACTTCGGTCACCAGGAAGTGGCCGACATCGTCGCGCGCGGGGCCGTGCCCATCGTGCTGGTGTCCGGCTATCGCCTGTACGAGGCGCGCGTCCCGCACTGGGTCGTCGTGACGGGCTTCGACGACGACCACATCTACCTGCACGACCCTATCGTGCCGGAAGGCAGCGGCAGGGCGGACAGCGTTCACCTACCCATCAAGCGCGAGCTCTTCGACAAGGTCACCAGGTGGGGGAGGGGCCGCCACCGTGCCATGGTCGTCGTGGAGCGCTGGGGGAACGTCAGGCGTCTCCTGCCAGGTAGCTGATGATCTCGGCGTAGATCTCGGGGTTCTGCTGGTCCTCGTCGCCTGCGGCGATCGTCGGGTTGTCGTTCACCTCGATGACGAAGAACTCGCCGTCGATCTCCTTGATGTCGATGCCGTAGAGGCTCGTGCCGATGGCGTTGGCCGCGGCCAGGGCGGTGGCCGTGAGCTTCGGGTTGGCGGCGTCGCGGTGGACGGCCTGCGTCTTCGCCCACTCCCCGCCTTCCGTGCGGTCCATGAGGCGCCACTGCGCCGGGGCGAACGCGTACTTGACGACGGCCAGCACCTTGCCGTTCAGCGTGATCACGCGCCAGTCGAACTCGCTGGGCATGTACTGCTGCACGACGACGCGGTCGGCGCGGCGCAAGAAGCGCTTGCCGACCTTGACGAAGGCGTCGGGCGTCGCCACCTTGTCCACGTAGGCGCTGAAGCTCGAGTTCGGCGCCTTGAGCACGAGCGGCGTGCCGAGCTCCTCGAAGAGCCGCGAGGCCGACATGGCGTTGAGGTCGCTCTCGACGAGGAAGCGCGTCTCCGGGATGGGAACGCCGCGCGCCGCGAGCCTCGCGTACATGTTGACCTTGTCGCAGCAGATGAGGATGGCCGACGAGTGGTCGAGGACGCGTTTGCCGAGGATCTCGGCCTGGCGCGCCACCACGTACGTCGTGTTCAGCGGGTCTGTGAGGGCGCGGATGAAGATGCCGTCGTAGTTCCTCAAGTACTTGAGCTCGTTCTTGAAGAGGAAGTCGAGGTCGTGGCCCAGCTCGAACGCCGCGAGGCGGAAGTTCGTCAGCGCCGTGAGCTCGACGGACGAGCGGATGGTGTAACGCTCCGTGAAGATGGCTAGGCGCGCCATGTGCCCAGGCTTTCCAGGACCGCTCGCTCCCCTTCGTCGAGGTCCTTGAACGGCAGCGGCTCGATGGCCGAGAGCTGGTACGCCTTCAGGGTGACGATGACCCTGACGCGCATGAGGGGCAGCCGGAACACCTCGAACAGCCGCTCGCCGAACTCCCGGTACTCGGCCGTCACCGTGCGCCCGAGGACGAGGCGCACCACGTCGACGCGGTGGTCGTGAGGCAGGCGCTGGGCGAGCACTGCGTACTTGCCCGTGTACGTCAGCCCCTTGCGCCGCGACTCGAGGGCCTGGGCGTCGAGCAGGAGCTCGCCGGACAGCGAGAACGGGTTGATGGGGTACGCCATCATGGGCGGCTCGGGGAAGCGGTCCGTCACGATCTCGTACTCCGGCACGGGGATGCCGGCCTGCTTGGCCTTCTCCATGGCGATGGCCACCACGTAGGCGTCCAGCGCGTCCGTCGTGCTCGGGATGGCGAGCGCGCCTTCCATCTGGGCGTCGAGGCTGGCGTAGTAACCGCGCGTGAGGTACGTGTAGTCGCCCGCCACGTTGGCGAGGTCGGCTCGCACGGGGCTGGTCGGTCGGCCGAAGAGCCCCTTGTCGAGGTGCAGGAAGGGGCGGAAGCTCACGGCGCGGCGGGGTCGAGCGCGGCCACGCCAGGCAGGACCCTGCCCTCTAGGTACTCGAGCGAGGCTCCGCCGCCCGTCGACACGTGCGAGACGCGGCCCTGCAGGCCGGCCGCGTTGAGCGCCGCGATGGAGTCGCCGCCGCCCACGACCGTGTAGGCGGGGAGGGCGGCCAGCGCCGCGCCGACCGCCATGGTGCCGCCGTCGAACGGGGGCGTCTCGAAGACGCCGAGCGGCCCGTTCCAGAAGACCGTGCCGGCCCCCTGGAGGGCGGCGACGAACTCCTGGCGCGCCGCGGGGCCGATGTCGAGGCCCATGAGGTCGTCGGGGATGGCGTCCGACGGGTGCACGCTCGCGCCCGCCCCGTCCCCGATGGCGCGCGCGCACAGGGAGTCTAGCGGCAGCAGCACGCGCACGCCGCGTTCGCGCGCGTCGTCGAGGATCCGCCGCGCCGTGTGGTACAGCTCGGGCTCGACGAGCGACTTGCCGACGCTGCCGCCCCGCGCCGCCACGAAGGTGTACGCCATGGCGCCCCCGACGGCGATCGTGTCGGCCAGGCCGAGCAGCCGGGTGATGACCCCGAGCTTGTCGCTGACCTTGGCGCCACCCAGGACGACGACGAAGGGGCGGGCCGGACGCTCGACAAGCTTGGCGAGCGCCGCGAGCTCGGCGTCCATGAGGTAGCCGGCGGCGTTCGGCAGGAGCCGCGCCACGCCCTCGGTGGTCGCGTGGGCCCGGTGGGCGGCGCCGAAGGCGTCGTCGACGTACACGCTGGCGTAGCTGGCCAGGACGCGCGCCAGGGCCGGGTCGTTCGCCTCCTCGCGCGGGTCGAAGCGGCTGTTCTCGACGAGCGTCACGCTGCCCGGCGGCGCGGCCGCCACGAACTCCTGCTGCTCGGTGCTCGCCGGCCCCGGCGTCGGGGCGTAGCGGACCTCACGGCCAAGCAGCTCGCCCAGCCGCTTGGCGACGGGGCCGAGCCGGTACTTGTCGTCCGGCCCGCCCTTGGGCCGGCCGAGGTGCGAGGTCAGGACGAGCGTTGCGCCGCGCTCCAACAACGCTCGCAGCGTCGGGAGCGCGGCGCGGATGCGCGTGTCGTCCTTGACCTCGCCGTCCTTGATGGGCACGTTGAAGTCCACGCGTACCAGGACGCGTTCGCCTGTCACGTTCAGGTCGTCGACCCGGCGGTACATGCTCCGGTCTGCTCCTCTAGAGGGTCTTGCCCATGATGGTGATGACGTCCACCATGCGGTTGGAGTAGCCCCACTCGTTGTCGTACCAGACGAACACCTTGGCGAGGCGCCCCTGGACCTTGGTGAGCAGGCTGTCGACGATGCCGGAGTGCGGGTCGCCCACGATGTCGGCCAGCACGATCGGATCGGTCGTGTACTTGACGATGCCCTTGAGGGGGCCGTTGGCCGCGGCCTCGAGCGCGGCGTTGATCTCGCCGGCGGAGACCTCGCGCTTCAGCAGCGCCGTGATGTCGGAGATCGAACCCGTCTGCGTCGGCACTCGCAGCGAGGAGCCGTTGAAGATGCCGTCGAGCTGCGGGAGGACCTTGCCGACGGCCTGGGCCGCGCCGGTGGAGGTCGGGATGATGTTCGTGGCGGCGTTCCTGGCCCGGCGGAGGTCCTTGTGCGGGGCGTCGAGGATGCGCTGGTCGTTCGTGTAGGAGTGGATGGTCGTCATGAGCGCCTGCTCGATGCCGAACGTGTCGTCGAGCACCTTCATCACGGGCGCGAGCGAGTTGGTGGTGCAGGACGCGTTGGAGACGATGTCGTGCTTCTTCGGGTCGTACTCGCCCTGGTTGACGCCCAACATGATGTCGAAGTCCGGGTCGGGGCTAGGGGCGCTGATGAGCACCTTCTTGGCGCCGCCGGCGAGGTGGGCGGCGGCTTGCGCGCGTTTCGTGAAGATGCCGGTCGACTCGATGACGAGGTCGACGCCGTACTCGCCCCACGGGATGGCGGTGGGGTCCTTGTGCGCGGTGACGGCGACCCTGCTGCCGTCCACGATGATGTTCTTATCGTCGTGGCCGACCTCGCCGGGGAAGCGGCCGTAGTTGGAGTCGTACTTGAGGAGGTGCGCCAGGGTCGTCGTATCGGTCAGGTCGTTGACGAGCGCGACGTCTAGCCCCCGCTGATGTGCGATGCGGAAGATCTGGCGGCCGATGCGGCCGAAGCCGTTGATACCTATCTTCATGACTGGTTCGCCTCCCGGTGGCGGGTGAGTTGTCGTCTTCGAGGCCCGCCGCGTCGGCGGCGCCCTCTCTAGCCAAGCAATTGTAGCGCGCCGCGAGGTGAGCGCAGGATGGCGTTTCGTCCCAGCCGCCCTTCACGGTGCGGCGCACAGGTCCCCCTGCCCTGGGCGCCCCCGGTGCCCGCGCTGCTCACGTCGCCTAGCGAGCCCCTGCCCTAGGCGCTCAGGCCTTCCTGATGGCGAAGGTGAGCGAAGCCCCCTCCACCTCGTGGCTCTCCTGGAAGGACCCGGGCGCCGGGGCGTCGTCGAGGCTCACGGCCAGGACCTCGCGGGCAAGGGTCGCCCCGTGCTCGCGCACGGCCTCGGCCAGCTCGCCCTCGGCGCGGATGCTGAGCGCGATCCGATCGGAGACGTCGAGCCCCGCGGCCTTGCGGCCGTTCTGCACGAGGCGGACGACGTCGCGCACGAGCCCCTCGCGGCGCAGCACGTCGCTGACGCGCGTGTCGAGGGCCACGAGATAGCCGCGCTCCTCTTGCGCCGCGTACCCTTCCGGGCTCCTGGCGTCGAGCAACAGGTCCTCGGGCTCGAGCTCGAGCGTCGTGTCGGCCAGCGCTACGGTCGTGGGCAGACCGGCGCGGACGTTGGCAGCGACGGCCCTGCCGTCCATGCCCTCGAGGGCGGCCCGGAGTTGCGGGATGAGCTTGCCGACGCGCTTGCCGAGCCTTGGGAGGTTCGGCTTGAGCGCGTAGTCGACGAAGTCGTCGGTGACGGCGAGGAAGCGCACGGCCTTGACGTTGAGCTCGTCGAGGAG from Trueperaceae bacterium carries:
- a CDS encoding electron transfer flavoprotein subunit beta/FixA family protein, which encodes MKAVTIIKQVPDAEARVRAAGGSVDLAGVTFVIDGMDEYGVEEAIRLREGGHELEIVAVALGPSRSEDALRTALALGADRAVHIETDAWLDPLTQARVLAKVVEAEGAELVFVGGKQADWDSAALGPALAEVLGWPHSDWTTALSLAGGVANVRHDTDGGQEELTLPLPAVITTQQGLNEPRYPTLPNIMKAKRKELAKRDLAEFAPGAALTELVSQEIQTQGRRGVIVAGDATTAAKELVRLLRDEAKVI
- a CDS encoding electron transfer flavoprotein subunit alpha/FixB family protein, with protein sequence MVLVITTSLDGRLQKSALELVSVARRLSPEGVAAAVIGQRAAADALGAYVPTVRHVAAERLTAEAVTTAVSQLARELGADTLLFSANRLGQSVAPRVAVRLGAALLEDVIAIAAVGGGLEARRYSYLARVTETVRTSGGAGTTVVSVKPNVFKPAEPAGPGAVTEFTPQPLPTDGRVTVGERTASVGGRVALDEAKVVVAGGRGLGSAEAFTREVEPLAALLHAGVAATRAVVDAGWRPYDEQVGQTGKSVAPDLYIALGISGAVQHLSGMSRSKVVVAVNKDPDAPIFKVADYGIVGDVGAIAPALREAVKGLEG
- a CDS encoding peptidase C39 family protein; amino-acid sequence: MSGEPATGAPSTPAPSAGVPVAGLVVRRAERGDLEAINELEAYFPGDRMSRASLARLLGRDSAEVWVAEVGGEVVGDAVVLFRRGFESARLYSMVVNPEHRGRGAARRLLAAAEEGARERGAIVMRLEVREDNEAAIALYGACGYSVSGRTADYYEDHSTALRMRKRFARGGATVLGVPYYPQTLDFTCGPSSLMMVMRYHGYPVPLERWLELTLWREATTVFMLSGHGGCSAHGIAVAALRRGFQASVVTSDPGTPFEASVRGEKREVVRIAHTTFERELRGFGGKIELRDFGHQEVADIVARGAVPIVLVSGYRLYEARVPHWVVVTGFDDDHIYLHDPIVPEGSGRADSVHLPIKRELFDKVTRWGRGRHRAMVVVERWGNVRRLLPGS
- a CDS encoding RimK-like ATPgrasp N-terminal domain-containing protein, which gives rise to MSFRPFLHLDKGLFGRPTSPVRADLANVAGDYTYLTRGYYASLDAQMEGALAIPSTTDALDAYVVAIAMEKAKQAGIPVPEYEIVTDRFPEPPMMAYPINPFSLSGELLLDAQALESRRKGLTYTGKYAVLAQRLPHDHRVDVVRLVLGRTVTAEYREFGERLFEVFRLPLMRVRVIVTLKAYQLSAIEPLPFKDLDEGERAVLESLGTWRA
- a CDS encoding phosphoglycerate kinase — protein: MYRRVDDLNVTGERVLVRVDFNVPIKDGEVKDDTRIRAALPTLRALLERGATLVLTSHLGRPKGGPDDKYRLGPVAKRLGELLGREVRYAPTPGPASTEQQEFVAAAPPGSVTLVENSRFDPREEANDPALARVLASYASVYVDDAFGAAHRAHATTEGVARLLPNAAGYLMDAELAALAKLVERPARPFVVVLGGAKVSDKLGVITRLLGLADTIAVGGAMAYTFVAARGGSVGKSLVEPELYHTARRILDDARERGVRVLLPLDSLCARAIGDGAGASVHPSDAIPDDLMGLDIGPAARQEFVAALQGAGTVFWNGPLGVFETPPFDGGTMAVGAALAALPAYTVVGGGDSIAALNAAGLQGRVSHVSTGGGASLEYLEGRVLPGVAALDPAAP
- the gap gene encoding type I glyceraldehyde-3-phosphate dehydrogenase, with translation MKIGINGFGRIGRQIFRIAHQRGLDVALVNDLTDTTTLAHLLKYDSNYGRFPGEVGHDDKNIIVDGSRVAVTAHKDPTAIPWGEYGVDLVIESTGIFTKRAQAAAHLAGGAKKVLISAPSPDPDFDIMLGVNQGEYDPKKHDIVSNASCTTNSLAPVMKVLDDTFGIEQALMTTIHSYTNDQRILDAPHKDLRRARNAATNIIPTSTGAAQAVGKVLPQLDGIFNGSSLRVPTQTGSISDITALLKREVSAGEINAALEAAANGPLKGIVKYTTDPIVLADIVGDPHSGIVDSLLTKVQGRLAKVFVWYDNEWGYSNRMVDVITIMGKTL